The Acidimicrobiales bacterium region CGCCGTTTTCACACTGCTCAGCCACTTCGACCTGAACAGTTCAGACCGCACAGATATCCAGGTGGCCGTGGACGGCACGGCCACCTCGTGGGATCCGGAGATTGTGGTCGTAGGCCAGCAGTGGTGGTGGGAGTTCCGCTACTACTTCGACGGCCTGGACGGCCTCGACCTGAGTGACGCTCGCCATCTGCCGCCGGCTGACATCGTGGCGGCCAACCAACTCGTCATTCCGACTGGTTCGGAGATCGGTCTCAAGATCACCAGCCGAGACGTGATCCACAGTTACTGGATTCCGGCTTTGAACGGGAAGCGTGATGCGGTACCGGGTCGGGTCGCACCTTGGAAGATCGAGGCCGAGAAGCCCGGCGTCTACTTCGGACAGTGCACTGAGTTCTGTGGTCTCAGCCACTCCCGGATGCGGATGCAGACGGTGGCCATGGACCCGGCTGACTTCCAGTTGTGGGTCGACCAGCAGATGCAGTCAGCCGTCGAGCCTATTGATGCTGCTGCTCTACGTGGGAGGGAGATTTTCGAGGGCCAGTGCGCTCGTTGCCACGTGGTTAACGGCATCAATGACGGTGGTGGTGCTGACCTGGTCTCCAACGCCGCACCGAATCTGACCCACATAATGAGCCGGACCACTTTTGCTGGTGGCATCTTCGACCTTTACGATGCCGACGGTTCGCTGAATCGGACCCAGCTCGAAGCCTGGCTGCGAAACGCACCAGCTGAAAAGCCTGCCTATGCCGAGGGTCGCCGGGGTATGCCGGCCATGGGCCTCAGCGAGGGCCAGATCGATGACGTGGTGGCGTACCTCCAGACTCTGGGCACGGCCCCGGCCA contains the following coding sequences:
- a CDS encoding c-type cytochrome, whose amino-acid sequence is AVFTLLSHFDLNSSDRTDIQVAVDGTATSWDPEIVVVGQQWWWEFRYYFDGLDGLDLSDARHLPPADIVAANQLVIPTGSEIGLKITSRDVIHSYWIPALNGKRDAVPGRVAPWKIEAEKPGVYFGQCTEFCGLSHSRMRMQTVAMDPADFQLWVDQQMQSAVEPIDAAALRGREIFEGQCARCHVVNGINDGGGADLVSNAAPNLTHIMSRTTFAGGIFDLYDADGSLNRTQLEAWLRNAPAEKPAYAEGRRGMPAMGLSEGQIDDVVAYLQTLGTAPAMDVIAATEVD